A stretch of Desulfobacter hydrogenophilus DNA encodes these proteins:
- a CDS encoding class I SAM-dependent methyltransferase, with protein sequence MAIQANSRTFWEDQWLDIIGRSRSEQPPKAETPGASAMDRWDNMAKDFAQRTSGEKASARRDAALKQLVDKGIVTPETRVLDIGAGPGSWALPISRICAHVTALEPSGGMIDIMSERIEQEKVNNITIVQKTWQETNLAEQGWEKAFDLVFASMTPGIDGPDAVMKLMTASCHDCYMSAFSGPGMNQQFTPLWETFFDRPMPQRHMDIIYPFNLVYAMGFRPDITFSWWDKEINWDRDHTIRHITRFFQPHMEITQEAEQIISDYVDTRCVNGEYVPAAPVCRGVMTWSVHEDRRTTQGWPDGI encoded by the coding sequence ATGGCAATACAAGCAAATTCCCGGACATTCTGGGAAGACCAGTGGCTGGATATCATTGGACGGTCCAGGTCTGAACAGCCGCCAAAAGCAGAGACGCCCGGCGCCTCCGCCATGGACAGATGGGATAACATGGCAAAGGATTTTGCCCAGAGAACCAGCGGGGAAAAAGCGTCTGCCAGGCGGGATGCCGCCCTTAAACAGCTTGTGGACAAAGGGATTGTAACCCCGGAAACCCGGGTCCTGGACATTGGCGCAGGCCCGGGTTCCTGGGCCCTGCCCATATCCAGAATCTGTGCCCATGTCACAGCCCTTGAACCTTCGGGCGGCATGATCGACATCATGTCTGAAAGGATTGAACAAGAAAAGGTCAACAACATCACCATTGTTCAGAAAACCTGGCAGGAAACAAATTTAGCCGAACAGGGATGGGAAAAGGCATTTGATCTGGTTTTTGCCTCCATGACGCCGGGCATTGACGGGCCTGACGCCGTTATGAAGCTGATGACAGCCTCCTGCCATGACTGTTATATGAGTGCCTTTTCCGGTCCCGGCATGAACCAGCAGTTTACACCCTTGTGGGAGACATTTTTCGACCGGCCCATGCCCCAGAGACACATGGATATCATTTATCCGTTTAACCTGGTCTATGCCATGGGATTTCGCCCGGACATCACCTTTTCCTGGTGGGACAAAGAGATCAACTGGGACAGGGATCATACCATTCGCCACATCACCCGGTTTTTCCAGCCCCATATGGAGATCACCCAGGAGGCGGAACAGATCATTTCCGACTACGTGGACACCCGGTGTGTTAACGGCGAATATGTGCCGGCCGCCCCGGTCTGCCGGGGTGTCATGACCTGGTCTGTTCACGAAGACCGCAGAACCACCCAGGGATGGCCCGATGGCATATAA
- a CDS encoding FmdE family protein — MLFKRSDRNAVIISADQSKWAVDTLDFALKTVSDPNFWKDAKDKYAAGKDLFTLATLGNAWAEGAPYDFLKSAELHNHICPGLTSGYLMAHFILEHYPLEKGQRYTIISSPVWCKEDALQVVMDQTPGKRGLVVKPLSKEQKEKISIPNPAGMVLIWDKKQKTGKGVALSFDFNTLKGLYPEDTPKAASILYTAPYLSSPDKFVSASKEFNLDETMFNAICEAGSNPWEVAGLTTP; from the coding sequence ATGCTCTTCAAAAGATCAGACAGAAATGCCGTGATCATCAGCGCAGACCAATCAAAATGGGCCGTCGACACCCTTGATTTTGCTCTCAAAACTGTTTCAGACCCCAATTTCTGGAAGGATGCCAAGGATAAATACGCCGCTGGAAAAGATCTTTTCACCCTGGCCACTCTGGGAAATGCCTGGGCTGAAGGCGCACCCTACGATTTTCTGAAATCCGCTGAACTTCACAACCACATCTGCCCCGGCCTGACCTCGGGATATCTTATGGCCCATTTTATCCTGGAACACTATCCCCTGGAAAAAGGCCAGAGGTACACAATCATCAGCAGTCCGGTCTGGTGCAAAGAAGACGCCCTCCAGGTGGTCATGGACCAGACCCCGGGCAAAAGAGGTCTGGTGGTAAAACCCTTGTCCAAAGAACAGAAAGAAAAAATATCAATCCCCAATCCGGCAGGAATGGTCCTGATCTGGGATAAAAAGCAGAAAACAGGCAAAGGGGTTGCACTCAGCTTTGATTTTAACACGCTCAAAGGGCTCTATCCAGAGGATACGCCCAAGGCTGCGTCTATTCTGTATACCGCCCCATATCTGTCATCACCGGACAAATTTGTGTCTGCGTCAAAAGAATTTAATCTGGATGAAACCATGTTCAATGCCATATGCGAAGCCGGCAGCAACCCGTGGGAGGTGGCAGGCCTGACGACGCCTTGA
- a CDS encoding IS701 family transposase, with product MFILRDLLLPLQAVFSNTVQGQKRKVWFVYTLLAVLVPFTSSITSNLLRALQTLFGLKLKSQRFYAFMASPTLPWKGLWHTMWGMIPSPAVKERILLVLDDSINPKSGKKIFGCAYFHNHASKSNQSSYPWSQCILAVGLLKKIKSRWACLPLDFRFYMMKKDIEAESATATRKGEVLHFEDKMAQAATMITDIRNYYKQPVLIVTDSWFGNNGLWSRLDRRNEGSFHLLSRMRTNIILYDFAPVATGTPKAGRPRKYGLRLGSVDDCAGRLKENSQSYRVFLYGKKREVLAYSQTVMLKTMKCRVRVVWVYRKTRYVALMTTDMRLSVEQIIEYYGARWKIESGFKEIKQEIGSSKSQVRNSEAVLNHLNFCMMSTTLTWIYADRLENAPDRRYKIRGRAGFAFSDVRRIIAEAALSSDFYSVCPVPAQTPQKSFVKILLRMVA from the coding sequence ATGTTTATATTACGTGATTTGCTATTACCTCTGCAAGCTGTATTTTCTAATACTGTTCAGGGACAGAAACGGAAGGTCTGGTTTGTATACACGCTATTGGCTGTGTTGGTTCCATTTACATCATCAATCACCTCTAACCTGTTACGTGCCCTGCAAACTCTATTTGGTTTAAAGCTGAAAAGTCAGCGCTTTTATGCCTTCATGGCAAGCCCAACATTACCATGGAAAGGACTATGGCATACGATGTGGGGAATGATTCCGTCACCAGCTGTAAAAGAACGAATTCTGCTAGTACTGGATGATTCCATAAACCCAAAGAGTGGAAAAAAAATTTTTGGTTGCGCATATTTTCACAACCATGCCTCAAAGTCTAACCAAAGTTCGTATCCATGGTCACAGTGTATTCTGGCAGTAGGATTATTGAAAAAAATAAAATCCAGATGGGCCTGCCTGCCTCTTGATTTTCGATTTTATATGATGAAAAAGGACATTGAGGCAGAATCTGCGACTGCCACACGGAAAGGAGAGGTTCTTCATTTTGAAGACAAAATGGCACAGGCGGCCACAATGATAACGGATATTCGAAATTACTATAAGCAACCGGTGTTGATTGTGACAGATAGCTGGTTTGGCAACAATGGCCTCTGGTCCAGGTTGGATCGTAGAAATGAAGGCTCTTTCCACCTGCTTTCTCGTATGCGAACAAATATTATTCTGTATGATTTTGCACCTGTCGCTACAGGAACACCTAAGGCTGGCCGTCCACGAAAGTATGGCCTACGTTTGGGTTCTGTGGATGATTGTGCAGGGAGGTTGAAGGAGAACTCCCAGAGTTATAGGGTTTTTCTCTACGGCAAAAAAAGGGAAGTGCTGGCGTATTCACAAACCGTTATGCTGAAGACGATGAAGTGTAGGGTGCGGGTTGTCTGGGTTTATCGAAAAACACGGTACGTTGCCCTCATGACCACAGATATGAGGCTTTCGGTTGAGCAAATTATAGAATATTATGGCGCGCGCTGGAAAATTGAATCAGGATTTAAAGAAATTAAGCAGGAGATTGGCAGTTCAAAATCACAAGTTCGGAATTCGGAAGCCGTACTGAATCACCTTAACTTCTGCATGATGTCCACAACGCTGACATGGATCTATGCTGACCGGTTGGAAAATGCACCCGATCGAAGATATAAAATTCGGGGACGAGCCGGATTTGCATTTTCTGATGTGCGGCGGATAATTGCGGAGGCGGCATTGAGTTCTGATTTTTATAGTGTTTGCCCTGTGCCAGCGCAAACCCCACAAAAATCTTTCGTCAAAATCCTGCTACGCATGGTTGCATAG
- a CDS encoding ABC transporter permease — MKRDKTAGAASGRVVSYLVTVWVIITLNFLLPRMMPGDPFVHVSGDEGEDLPEFTETQKAYYMEQYGFDDPLPVQYARYLIKLAHGDLGASVYFNSSVVGILARRLPWTLGLVTAAVALSTIIGTFLGVVSAAFRHQWTDRLLFVGLILISEIPAFLMGLVILFIFAAALDLFPLSGAMSHFTGQMTVMEKTGDIAKHAALPVATLTLVRLGGIYLLARNSLLTVLEKDFMVTARAKGLTKIRIFWRHALRNALLPIVTRVFMSLGALVGGAILVENVFNYPGLGKLLRESVMVQDYPLIQGIFLLVTLAVLSANFMADLVYRRLDPRVGKKASVKRQRLVKA; from the coding sequence ATGAAAAGAGATAAAACCGCCGGAGCGGCATCCGGCCGGGTGGTTTCATACCTGGTGACGGTGTGGGTGATCATTACCCTGAATTTTCTTTTGCCGCGGATGATGCCTGGGGACCCTTTTGTTCATGTGTCCGGGGATGAAGGTGAGGATTTGCCAGAATTCACCGAGACCCAGAAGGCATATTATATGGAACAGTACGGGTTTGACGATCCCCTGCCTGTCCAATATGCCCGGTATCTGATAAAGCTTGCCCACGGGGACCTTGGGGCGTCGGTTTATTTCAACAGTTCCGTGGTAGGGATTTTGGCCCGGAGGCTGCCCTGGACCCTGGGCCTTGTGACCGCAGCCGTAGCACTTTCCACGATCATCGGCACATTCCTGGGCGTGGTGTCGGCAGCATTTCGCCACCAGTGGACCGACCGGCTTTTATTTGTCGGCCTGATCCTTATTTCCGAAATTCCGGCCTTTCTTATGGGGCTGGTGATCCTTTTTATCTTTGCCGCAGCCCTGGACCTTTTTCCCCTGTCCGGGGCCATGTCCCATTTCACTGGCCAGATGACGGTCATGGAAAAAACGGGCGACATTGCAAAACATGCGGCCCTGCCCGTGGCAACGCTGACCCTGGTCCGCCTGGGCGGCATTTACCTTCTGGCCAGAAACAGCCTTCTGACAGTGCTGGAAAAGGATTTCATGGTCACGGCCCGAGCCAAGGGGCTGACAAAAATCAGGATATTCTGGCGCCATGCCCTGCGCAACGCCCTGCTGCCCATTGTCACCCGGGTGTTTATGAGCCTTGGGGCGCTTGTGGGCGGGGCCATCCTGGTGGAAAACGTGTTCAACTATCCAGGACTTGGCAAGCTGCTGCGTGAATCGGTCATGGTCCAGGACTATCCTTTGATCCAGGGAATATTCCTTCTGGTGACCCTGGCGGTCCTGTCCGCCAATTTTATGGCAGACCTTGTTTACCGGCGGCTGGATCCCAGGGTAGGTAAAAAAGCCTCTGTCAAGAGGCAAAGGCTGGTGAAGGCATGA
- a CDS encoding ABC transporter permease has protein sequence MSFTSLSALFSRMTPSGRAGAFILGAIIFLALAAPLVCSHSHQQMSGPALIPPGPEHIMGTDELGVDLWAQICHGARISLIVGLGTAVAAGLGGGIAGIVSGYAGGLTDIIIMRMVDVLLVLPDLPVMIVLAAFFGPSLLSIVLVLSCFSWVHTARIVRSRVLALKQRQYIRAAELNGASAFYLIRRHFLPEVFPLAAVSMIRLTGRAIVAEAGLSFLGLGDPTSGSWGLMLHHATSFPGIYYTRFWQWWLVFPWLSLTLMVVSLALVSRDMEKIADPRLGKRS, from the coding sequence ATGAGTTTTACTTCCCTGTCAGCGCTTTTTTCCCGAATGACGCCTTCGGGCCGGGCCGGCGCATTTATTCTGGGTGCCATCATCTTCCTGGCCCTGGCCGCTCCCCTGGTCTGTTCCCATTCCCATCAGCAGATGTCAGGCCCGGCCCTGATCCCTCCAGGCCCGGAACACATTATGGGTACGGATGAACTGGGGGTGGACCTGTGGGCTCAGATCTGCCACGGGGCCAGAATCAGCCTGATTGTCGGGCTTGGCACAGCAGTGGCCGCAGGGCTGGGCGGCGGCATTGCGGGGATTGTGTCCGGATATGCCGGCGGGCTTACCGACATAATCATCATGCGCATGGTGGATGTTTTGCTGGTGCTGCCGGACCTGCCGGTAATGATTGTGCTGGCCGCCTTTTTCGGGCCCAGTCTGCTTTCCATTGTCCTGGTGCTGTCCTGTTTCTCCTGGGTTCACACGGCAAGAATTGTCCGGTCCAGGGTGCTGGCCTTGAAACAGCGGCAGTACATCCGGGCCGCCGAGTTGAACGGCGCATCTGCGTTTTACCTGATCCGCCGCCATTTTCTGCCCGAGGTGTTTCCGCTTGCCGCCGTGAGCATGATCCGGCTCACCGGCCGGGCCATTGTGGCCGAGGCAGGGCTCTCCTTTTTAGGATTAGGGGATCCCACCTCCGGATCCTGGGGCCTGATGCTTCACCATGCCACCTCTTTTCCAGGCATCTATTACACCCGGTTCTGGCAGTGGTGGCTGGTATTCCCCTGGCTTTCCCTGACCCTGATGGTGGTCAGTCTGGCCCTGGTCTCCCGGGACATGGAAAAAATTGCAGATCCCCGGCTGGGAAAAAGGAGTTGA
- a CDS encoding ABC transporter ATP-binding protein — protein sequence MTTEPILEINDLCLEYRQNSMAIPVLDRVSLSLAPGGTLGLIGESGCGKTSLAMAVMGLAKSARITGDIRFNGVNLTGLKEKALTKFRWNRIALVFQNSQEVFNPVITVGEQVAETLIRHLGLGRGAAIQQTARLFEQTGLDPVWQSAYAHQLSGGMRQRVLIAMAVACSPDLLIVDEPFTALDAAAASAMTDLILTLQQHLGFAMILISHAMPAIARMTKNIVTLYAGQVIETGPTQAVLADPCHPYTRGLINACPEFYGYKDLWGIAGTPPSPGSVSGCPFCPRCVQHGPDCSSRRPALIEAGENRLVACHKGGITTVLEARGLEKTFDLNGTAVRAVQQADITIKFGEVVALVGPSGSGKSTLAHLLVALEIPDKGRVIFQGTPLTDNRATSCMHGMQLVFQDPAQAVSPRLTVLEAVREPLDIMGWKTQQDRDEKALGTLPLVHLSRDTGFVNQPCHALSGGQRQRVSVARALVTDPVLLIADEITAMLDPSAQAHLLRMLKGLQHKKGFSMLFISHNIHLTRKIADRAYVLNQGKIVAKGAGYEVFESADPSKVTFKIRDHLHDSGQSIETYTPGTPGGLTPHLQERKHSHETFFCHLRYSSDLCFYCSPGLCSNAVHYPCDPKGHDLPKGHQSRSEFSDTDQRNCCHDGRKIKPAHSGTGSGDHRGHGGKGQSTLFPAGPECAFAHHALQKIRQKCRDHQRRPIKMGRRHP from the coding sequence TTGACCACTGAACCAATTCTGGAAATCAATGACCTGTGCCTGGAATACAGGCAGAACAGCATGGCAATCCCGGTCCTGGACCGGGTCAGCCTCTCCTTGGCCCCGGGTGGCACCCTGGGCCTGATCGGGGAATCCGGGTGCGGCAAGACCAGCCTTGCCATGGCAGTCATGGGCCTTGCCAAATCAGCCCGAATCACAGGAGATATCCGCTTCAACGGCGTTAATCTGACCGGGCTGAAAGAAAAAGCGCTTACGAAATTCCGCTGGAACCGCATTGCTCTGGTTTTCCAGAACAGCCAGGAGGTGTTTAACCCGGTCATTACGGTGGGTGAACAGGTGGCCGAAACCCTGATTCGGCATTTGGGCCTTGGCCGGGGTGCAGCCATTCAGCAAACCGCCAGACTCTTTGAACAGACCGGTCTGGACCCGGTCTGGCAAAGTGCTTATGCCCACCAGCTCTCCGGCGGCATGCGCCAGCGGGTACTTATTGCCATGGCCGTTGCCTGCAGTCCGGATTTGCTCATCGTGGACGAGCCCTTCACGGCCCTGGATGCAGCAGCCGCATCTGCCATGACGGATCTGATTCTTACACTCCAGCAGCACCTGGGGTTTGCCATGATTTTGATCTCCCACGCCATGCCGGCCATTGCCCGGATGACCAAAAATATTGTTACCCTGTACGCAGGCCAGGTTATTGAGACCGGCCCGACCCAGGCAGTGCTGGCCGACCCTTGCCACCCTTATACCCGGGGACTGATTAATGCCTGTCCTGAATTTTACGGCTACAAGGATCTTTGGGGAATTGCCGGCACCCCGCCATCCCCCGGCAGCGTTTCCGGCTGCCCCTTTTGTCCGCGCTGTGTCCAGCACGGCCCGGACTGCAGCTCCCGCCGGCCGGCCCTTATTGAGGCTGGAGAAAACAGGCTGGTAGCCTGCCATAAAGGCGGTATCACCACGGTGCTGGAGGCCCGGGGACTTGAAAAAACCTTTGACCTGAACGGCACTGCCGTCAGGGCGGTTCAGCAGGCGGATATCACGATTAAATTCGGAGAGGTCGTGGCGCTTGTGGGTCCTTCGGGCTCGGGAAAATCCACCCTGGCTCATCTGCTGGTGGCCCTGGAAATACCGGATAAAGGCCGGGTGATCTTCCAGGGAACACCCCTGACGGACAACCGTGCCACCTCGTGCATGCACGGCATGCAGCTGGTATTCCAGGACCCGGCCCAGGCAGTGAGCCCCAGGCTGACGGTCCTGGAGGCTGTCCGAGAACCTTTGGACATCATGGGATGGAAAACCCAACAGGACAGGGATGAAAAGGCCCTTGGCACCCTGCCCCTTGTACACCTGTCCCGGGATACGGGGTTTGTAAATCAGCCCTGCCATGCGTTAAGCGGGGGTCAGCGCCAGCGTGTCAGTGTGGCAAGAGCCCTGGTGACCGATCCTGTGCTTCTCATCGCCGATGAAATTACCGCCATGCTGGATCCGTCTGCTCAAGCCCATCTGCTGCGCATGCTTAAGGGCCTTCAGCATAAAAAAGGCTTTTCCATGCTGTTTATTTCCCACAATATTCACCTGACGCGAAAAATTGCCGACCGGGCCTATGTGCTTAACCAGGGAAAAATTGTGGCCAAAGGTGCCGGATATGAGGTGTTTGAATCAGCAGATCCATCTAAAGTTACATTTAAAATCCGGGATCATTTACATGATTCCGGCCAATCCATTGAAACATACACCCCCGGAACTCCCGGGGGACTCACCCCCCATTTACAGGAAAGGAAACATTCGCATGAAACGTTCTTTTGTCATCTTCGGTACAGTTCTGATCTTTGTTTTTACTGCAGCCCAGGGCTTTGCAGCAATGCCGTCCATTACCCCTGTGATCCAAAAGGCCATGACCTCCCTAAAGGTCACCAAAGCAGATCCGAATTTTCTGATACTGACCAACGCAACTGCTGTCATGACGGACGGAAAATCAAGCCTGCCCATTCTGGAACAGGTTCAGGAGACCACCGGGGCCATGGTGGGAAAGGGCAATCTACTCTTTTTCCAGCGGGTCCAGAATGCGCCTTTGCGCATCATGCTCTTCAAAAGATCAGACAGAAATGCCGTGATCATCAGCGCAGACCAATCAAAATGGGCCGTCGACACCCTTGA
- a CDS encoding ABC transporter substrate-binding protein, which translates to MAYKPARYKLLTYKRLQCLVTLVFCLFFLVPAPKADTSTGFRSAQVEVIHLGGGDWGYPTPYAHYPRGPGGFKMCLIFDSLLERGDQGIIPWLATSWQVEEQGKAYIFTLRQGVKWHDGTPMTPEDVAFSLDYATRFPMTWSYVFDRIKQVEILEDGRIKVTLKMPTASMLYSLGISRIIPKHIWEKVNNPKTFTKPEAVIGTGPYRLTDYGREHGTYRFEAFKDFWGPVVRVKRLEFIPMSEPILAYQKHEIDIIHLAPDLLPRFQNNPEHKIMKSPGFWGYRLLFNRNLPGPARMVQVRQAFAYAIDLDELVAKVARGAALPGRAGILPPDHVMAAQNVRSYGFNPEKAGKLLDQTGFTLTRGTIRTGPDGKPLAFDLLCAGGEVRMAEILKQRLAAVGVEIRIKSCNGKTRDSQVRNQKYDLAIIGHGGWGNDPDYLIAHCTGDIKQSSSPSASGGSGLASPPLTQLLKAQRSQTDPEKRRELVVKIQQMAAEEVPEIPLFYTTGYTVFRPTKYDGWMFMFDHHSLVHGKLSYLNWNEQR; encoded by the coding sequence ATGGCATATAAACCGGCAAGGTATAAATTGCTGACGTATAAACGGCTCCAGTGCCTGGTTACTCTGGTTTTCTGCCTGTTTTTTCTGGTTCCGGCACCCAAGGCCGACACCTCGACCGGTTTCCGGTCCGCCCAGGTGGAGGTCATCCACCTGGGCGGCGGCGACTGGGGATACCCCACGCCCTACGCCCATTATCCCAGGGGCCCTGGGGGATTTAAAATGTGCCTGATCTTTGACAGTTTGCTGGAACGTGGCGATCAAGGGATTATCCCCTGGCTGGCCACATCCTGGCAGGTTGAAGAGCAGGGAAAGGCCTATATATTCACACTTCGCCAGGGGGTCAAGTGGCATGACGGAACCCCCATGACGCCTGAAGATGTGGCCTTTTCCCTGGATTACGCCACCCGCTTCCCCATGACCTGGTCCTATGTGTTTGACCGGATCAAGCAGGTTGAGATACTTGAAGACGGCCGGATCAAGGTGACCTTAAAGATGCCGACCGCATCAATGCTTTACAGCCTCGGCATCAGCCGTATCATTCCCAAACACATATGGGAAAAGGTGAACAACCCCAAAACGTTTACCAAACCCGAAGCGGTTATCGGCACAGGCCCATACCGGCTCACCGACTACGGCCGGGAACACGGCACCTATCGTTTTGAAGCGTTTAAGGATTTCTGGGGACCGGTTGTCCGGGTCAAACGGCTGGAGTTTATCCCGATGAGCGAGCCCATCCTGGCCTACCAGAAGCACGAGATAGACATAATCCACCTCGCCCCGGACCTTTTGCCCAGATTTCAAAACAATCCCGAACATAAGATCATGAAAAGTCCGGGATTCTGGGGATACCGGCTGCTGTTTAACCGGAACCTGCCGGGGCCGGCTCGCATGGTTCAGGTCCGCCAGGCCTTTGCCTATGCCATTGACCTTGACGAGCTCGTGGCCAAGGTGGCCAGGGGTGCGGCCCTGCCCGGACGGGCCGGAATTCTGCCGCCGGACCATGTCATGGCAGCCCAAAACGTAAGATCCTATGGTTTCAATCCCGAAAAGGCCGGCAAGCTTTTGGACCAGACTGGGTTTACCCTGACCCGGGGCACTATCCGGACAGGACCTGACGGCAAGCCCCTTGCCTTTGATCTTTTATGTGCCGGCGGCGAAGTCCGGATGGCTGAAATTTTAAAACAGCGTCTGGCTGCCGTGGGCGTGGAGATCCGTATCAAGAGCTGTAACGGGAAAACCCGGGACAGCCAGGTCAGAAATCAGAAGTACGACCTGGCCATCATTGGCCACGGCGGATGGGGAAATGATCCGGATTATCTGATTGCCCATTGTACGGGGGATATTAAGCAATCCAGCTCGCCCTCGGCGTCCGGCGGTTCAGGCTTGGCCTCACCGCCCCTGACACAGTTGCTGAAAGCCCAGCGTTCTCAAACCGATCCTGAAAAACGGCGGGAACTGGTTGTAAAAATCCAGCAGATGGCCGCAGAAGAGGTGCCTGAAATTCCACTGTTTTATACCACGGGGTACACCGTGTTCCGGCCGACCAAGTACGACGGATGGATGTTCATGTTTGACCATCACAGTTTGGTGCACGGCAAGCTTTCTTACCTAAATTGGAATGAACAACGCTGA
- a CDS encoding SufB/SufD family protein, which produces MLNAIDKNLLKAVADLDGIPKGAFNIRKNGKLLSREVSGNINIEPNEDGTGIVVTVKPGVINESVHIPVILSQAGLHDVVYNTFIIGEGADVTIVAGCGIHCAGSGNEGHEGIHEFRVGKNATIRYQEKHVATGDGKGKRSLNPTTKVYLDENAVVEMELTQIGGVDEARRVNEAELGPGSSLFVTERILTEGHQIAISENNIILKGHDSKTNLVSRSVIKENSKQDFYANVEARAKSFGHIECDAIIMDNGVNETVPALRALHPDAQLTHEASIGKIANDQLIKLMSLGLTYDEAVDRIIRGFLK; this is translated from the coding sequence ATGCTAAATGCTATAGATAAAAATTTGTTAAAGGCTGTAGCGGATCTGGATGGCATCCCCAAAGGCGCATTCAATATCCGAAAAAACGGAAAACTTTTATCACGTGAGGTGTCAGGCAATATCAATATTGAACCCAATGAAGATGGTACCGGGATTGTGGTAACCGTCAAACCGGGCGTAATCAATGAATCGGTACACATTCCGGTGATACTCAGCCAGGCTGGCCTCCATGACGTGGTGTACAACACCTTTATTATTGGGGAAGGCGCCGATGTCACCATCGTTGCCGGATGCGGCATCCATTGCGCAGGCAGTGGGAATGAAGGCCACGAAGGCATCCATGAATTCCGGGTGGGTAAAAACGCCACGATCCGCTACCAGGAAAAACACGTTGCCACCGGTGATGGAAAAGGCAAACGCAGCCTGAATCCCACCACCAAGGTATATTTGGACGAAAATGCCGTGGTGGAGATGGAACTGACCCAAATAGGCGGCGTAGACGAGGCAAGGCGGGTGAATGAAGCAGAACTGGGCCCAGGCAGTTCCCTTTTTGTAACCGAACGTATTTTGACGGAAGGACACCAGATAGCCATCTCGGAAAACAATATTATTCTCAAAGGTCATGACAGCAAGACAAACCTGGTATCCCGGTCCGTAATCAAAGAGAACTCCAAACAGGATTTCTACGCCAACGTGGAAGCAAGGGCCAAAAGCTTTGGCCATATTGAATGTGACGCCATCATTATGGACAACGGCGTGAATGAAACCGTACCGGCCCTGCGCGCCCTGCATCCGGACGCACAGTTGACCCATGAAGCGTCCATCGGAAAAATCGCCAACGATCAACTGATCAAACTGATGAGTTTAGGGCTCACTTACGATGAAGCCGTGGATAGAATCATCCGGGGTTTTCTAAAGTAA
- a CDS encoding ABC transporter ATP-binding protein, with product MLELKNIYFTVPDEEAENGHAEKTILNGISFTFEKGKFYAITGPNGSGKTTLAKTIMGINKNTRGKIIYNGKEITDMTITDRARQGIAYGFQQSARFKGVTFRDLLAIAAGTDDEGKLMDIMARVGFCSLDFLDKPVDSKLSGGEIKKIELATTIARNPGLAIYDEPDTGIDLWTIAPMVDLIKRQITDYETTTIVVSHNKAFLEAADCLLLIKEGQIAYTGDLKGAMPLLDDLSVCGYTDLCEGEIDAKCYR from the coding sequence ATGCTGGAACTTAAAAATATATATTTTACGGTACCCGATGAAGAGGCGGAAAATGGACACGCCGAAAAAACCATTCTTAACGGTATCAGCTTTACCTTTGAAAAAGGTAAGTTTTACGCCATTACCGGCCCCAACGGCAGCGGAAAGACCACTTTGGCCAAAACTATCATGGGGATTAACAAAAACACCCGTGGCAAGATCATATACAATGGCAAAGAGATCACGGACATGACCATCACCGATCGGGCCAGACAGGGGATCGCTTATGGATTTCAGCAATCCGCCCGGTTCAAGGGGGTGACGTTCAGGGATCTTCTGGCCATTGCCGCCGGCACCGATGACGAAGGAAAACTGATGGATATCATGGCCCGGGTGGGGTTCTGCTCCCTGGATTTTCTTGACAAGCCTGTGGATTCCAAACTTTCCGGTGGCGAGATAAAAAAGATCGAACTTGCCACCACCATTGCCCGGAATCCCGGTCTGGCCATTTATGATGAGCCGGACACGGGCATAGATCTTTGGACCATAGCTCCCATGGTTGATCTGATAAAACGGCAGATCACGGACTATGAGACAACAACCATTGTTGTCAGTCATAACAAGGCGTTTCTTGAAGCAGCAGACTGCCTTCTGCTTATAAAAGAAGGTCAGATTGCCTATACCGGTGATCTGAAAGGCGCCATGCCGCTGCTAGACGATTTAAGTGTTTGCGGATACACAGATCTATGTGAAGGAGAAATTGATGCTAAATGCTATAGATAA